CGCTTCGGTATAGCGCATCGCTGCGGCGGAGTCGCCATCGATGGAGCCGAAGTTACCCTGGCCATCGACCAGCATGTAGCGCAGCGAGAACGGCTGTGCCAGGCGCACCAGCGTGTCGTATACCGACTGATCGCCATGCGGGTGGTACTTACCGATGACGTCACCGACGATACGTGCCGACTTGAAGTAGGGCTTGTTGCTGTGCGCGTTCAGTTCATTCATCGCGAACAGCACGCGGCGATGCACCGGCTTGAGGCCGTCGCGCGCATCCGGGAGCGCGCGGCCCACGATCACGCTCATGGCGTAATCGAGGTAGCTCTTGCGCATCTCGTCTTCCAGGTTGACCTGGATGATTTCCTTGGCGGTTTCTGCCATTCGGGTTCCGTTGTCTGGTAGCGGTCCAGTCCGGCGCAGCCCTCTGCGGGAGGGGGTCGTGCCGGAACCTCGATTCAACCTGTGGATACTACCACAACAGGCCGTTTTCCGCCTCCCTTTACGGGGATTTTACCTGCACAAATCAGGAACTTAGGGGGTTCAGCCGCCCCTGTAGAGCCGAGCCCGTGCCCGGCTGCGGCGGATTGGCCTGCGGAGCCGAGCATGGGCTCGGCTCTACAGACATCCTCGACCCTGTCCCGCCTCAGGCGCCGAAGGCGGCCCGCATGTTCTCCGGGGTCGGGTTCAGGATCACCCCACGTTCGGTCACGATGGCGTCGATCAGCTCGCCCGGGGTGACGTCGAACACCGGGTTCCAGGCGGCGATGCCCTCGGCCACGGTGCGGGTACCGCCCACGCCGTACAGTTCGCCCGGATCGCGCTGCTCGATCTCGATCTGGCTGCCATCCACGGTCTCCATGTCCACCGTCGAGGACGGCGCCACGACCATGAACTTCACGCCGTGGTGGCGCGCGGCAATGGCCAGCTGGTAGGTGCCGATCTTGTTGGCGGTATCCCCGTTGGCGCAGATGCGGTCGGCGCCCACGATCACCCACTGCACGGCGCCGGTCTTCATCAGGTGCGAGGCAGCCGAATCGGCGATCAGCGTGGCGTCGATGCCATCCTGCTGCAGTTCCCACACCGTCAGGCGCGCGCCCTGCAGCCACGGCCGGGTCTCGCCGGCGAACACGCGGGCGATGCGGTGCTGGGCCATGCCTGCACGGATCACGCCCAGCGCGGTACCGAAACCAGCGGTGGCCAGCGAGCCGGTGTTGCAGTGGGTCAGCACGCCGCTACCGGCCTCGATCAGGCCGGCGCCCAGCGCGCCCATGTGGCGGTTGGCCGCCAGGTCTTCCTCCGCGATGGCCTGCGCCTCCGCTTCCAGCGCGGCCTTCCAGTCGGCTCCGGCAGCATTCAGGCAACGGCGCATGCGCGCCAGCGCCCAGGCCAGGTTGACGGCGGTCGGACGCGAGGCATTCAGGCGCTGCAGCGCCGGTTCCAGCTGCTGCAGGGCATGTGCACCGTCGGCGGCCTGCACTTCGCGCGCCGCCAGCACCACGCCCCAGGCGGCGGCGATGCCGATGGCCGGCGCACCACGCACGGTCAGCGCATGGATGGCCGCGGCGACCTCGTCGCTGTCATGGCAGACCACATGCTCGACCACGAACGGCAGCTTGCGCTGGTCCAGCAGTTGCAGGGCATCGCCGGTCCACAGGATCGGGCGGATGTGGTCGTAACGGGCGTAGTCGATGTCGGAGGCAGTGTTCATGGGCCCATTGTAGAGCCACGCCCCGCGTGGTTGGAGCCTGCTCGGGCTCAATTCACCGAGAACTCGGCGCGGCAGCCGCCGTCCACCCAGATCCCGTTTCGGTTCCAGCCCCAGGTGCTGCCTTCCTCGCACGGGGTACTGGACAACTGTTCGGTGACGGCGGCACCGACCGAAATGCTCGCGCCACAGAACCGGCGCTTCTTCGACTTCGATTCGCAGGTGAGCCGGCGCGGCACATCGACGAAGCGGCCGTCATCGTCGGCCACCTCGAAATCGCCCTGGCACCCGCGGCTGGTCCAGACTTCGTTGCGCTTGTAGCCCCAGCCCTGCCCTTCGCGGCACGGCAATGCGGACAGCTGCCGAAGCAACCGGACCGGCGCGCCATCCAGGCGCACCGGGCAGCTCTGCGGCCGGCCGTTGGACTCGCAGCGCACCACGCGACGGACCAGGCGCTTGCCTTCGTTCGCCGCCGGTGCCGCACCCGCGGCGCGGCGTGCACGGAACTCGGCCCGGCAGCCCAGGGTGACCCACACGCCACTGCGGTC
This genomic interval from Stenotrophomonas sp. 57 contains the following:
- the mtnA gene encoding S-methyl-5-thioribose-1-phosphate isomerase; protein product: MNTASDIDYARYDHIRPILWTGDALQLLDQRKLPFVVEHVVCHDSDEVAAAIHALTVRGAPAIGIAAAWGVVLAAREVQAADGAHALQQLEPALQRLNASRPTAVNLAWALARMRRCLNAAGADWKAALEAEAQAIAEEDLAANRHMGALGAGLIEAGSGVLTHCNTGSLATAGFGTALGVIRAGMAQHRIARVFAGETRPWLQGARLTVWELQQDGIDATLIADSAASHLMKTGAVQWVIVGADRICANGDTANKIGTYQLAIAARHHGVKFMVVAPSSTVDMETVDGSQIEIEQRDPGELYGVGGTRTVAEGIAAWNPVFDVTPGELIDAIVTERGVILNPTPENMRAAFGA
- a CDS encoding DUF3011 domain-containing protein — encoded protein: MVKWFAVVAAPVYSIALWGAWLPSSASAQQAGYDDEVVTCESRDMGWVHCDIDVSNGIDLVRQLSSNSCIRGSEWGTDRSGVWVTLGCRAEFRARRAAGAAPAANEGKRLVRRVVRCESNGRPQSCPVRLDGAPVRLLRQLSALPCREGQGWGYKRNEVWTSRGCQGDFEVADDDGRFVDVPRRLTCESKSKKRRFCGASISVGAAVTEQLSSTPCEEGSTWGWNRNGIWVDGGCRAEFSVN